From the genome of Delphinus delphis chromosome 8, mDelDel1.2, whole genome shotgun sequence, one region includes:
- the LOC132429347 gene encoding LOW QUALITY PROTEIN: olfactory receptor 10V1-like (The sequence of the model RefSeq protein was modified relative to this genomic sequence to represent the inferred CDS: substituted 1 base at 1 genomic stop codon), producing the protein MEEHDQTGAVHFHFHPFSTDQAVVALIFMAFLLLYPGSLIGNVTTGLTVWXEHSLHTPVYFFLFALAMLETGHSTNIAPLTLAGVLSMGRMLISLPGCGAQMFFSILLGESDCVFLAVMAYGRYVEVCHPLRYNLIVSWQLCGQMTLGSLGLGFLLVLPLTILICHLSVCGHNEIYHFFCDTPAVMRLACADTHRHEAALCAISVAAVAIPLLLICLSYGCIVATIVRMDSAQGRRRAFSTSSSPLMVVLLQYVCCTLIYLCPSSSYSPEEGQAVSVVYNFFSPVLNPLVYSIRNQEVTNAVRRLWQERT; encoded by the coding sequence ATGGAAGAGCACGACCAGACGGGAGCGGTCCATTTCCACTTTCACCCCTTCTCAACAGACCAGGCAGTGGTGGCCCTCATATTCATGGCCTTCTTGCTGTTGTACCCAGGAAGCCTCATTGGAAATGTCACCACTGGGCTCACAGTCTGGTGAGAACACTCCCTCCATACCCCAGTGTACTTCTTCCTCTTTGCACTGGCCATGCTGGAGACTGGCCACTCCACCAACATTGCTCCCTTGACTCTGGCTGGCGTCCTTTCCATGGGGAGGATGCTTATCTCTCTCCCTGGCTGTGGAGCCCAGATGTTCTTCTCCATCCTTCTCGGGGAATCTGACTGTGTCTTTCTTGCTGTCATGGCCTATGGCAGGTACGTGGAAGTCTGTCATCCATTGCGTTACAACCTCATCGTGAGTTGGCAGCTCTGTGGGCAGATGACTTTAGGTTCTTTAGGTCTGGGATTCCTGTTGGTGCTGCCTTTGACCATTCTGATCTGCCACCTTTCAGTCTGTGGCCACAATGAAATCTATCACTTCTTCTGTGACACGCCTGCTGTTATGCGCCTGGCCTGTGCAGACACCCACAGGCATGAGGCAGCTCTCTGTGCCATCAGTGTGGCCGCTGTGGCCATTCCCTTGCTCCTTATCTGCCTCTCCTATGGCTGCATTGTGGCCACCATCGTGAGGATGGATTCAGCCCAGGGAAGGCGCCGGGCCTTCTCCACTAGTTCCTCCCCCCTCATGGTGGTTCTCCTGCAGTATGTGTGTTGTACCCTTATCTACCTGTGTCCCAGCTCCAGCTACTCCCCAGAAGAGGGCCAGGCAGTGTCTGTTGTCTACAACTTTTTCTCACCAGTGCTGAACCCCTTGGTCTATAGCATAAGGAATCAAGAAGTGACTAATGCAGTGAGGAGACTATGGCAAGAACGTACTTGA